The following coding sequences lie in one Daphnia pulex isolate KAP4 chromosome 1, ASM2113471v1 genomic window:
- the LOC124197784 gene encoding uncharacterized protein LOC124197784 isoform X4, whose protein sequence is MSSTCSTSRLICFQLLLLSLPIVIFLVCQQGDAARTASDRQTTGQHWAANNNNNNLKRHGRRQHNSRPCFICPGSSMLISPDRYDDADVAYNGVDAQQHDGAVRMPEPVVRPCLYSNKYQKGKMRTQVVLGPQPGTVLDQGTHRVVVKVAYQLDSDNNITDRSLIAPRHHAYCRYTLQVMPSSLAAEEESREPVRLCRPPPSPEHGRVACSSVGDDVSVTTCRYTCDEGYVTPKTDRHLVHQDWDCYSDPGTSRPPKCIKFESPVPLDPSQCSGLNLTVPDFDPVQLPLPKFQTPAVNSAVYVTCDLNVIQAATNGSSISPTVFKRLCVAKNNETDAKFNCNYDIQIHLDPTSGRTVMFAEFRFQLGRLLPTSSYPTSWCDDRAVVERIMETAKTGLLQSNAEPCQTANCSLLTAQCHREISNNKSSGAVLNLAWTVAASYQPFSYDDYFYEGSEVPEGEMLIEKIKAETEVLIQTNLDFRKKLETAGGDLLDKTFQLAKLDLICPLPGYVVNASTNNCQKCPPNTFQQKGVCQLCPERTYQDRAGQTECRPCPNRPSVTVKSSEHYNSRCRPSRPDHASIVALTKLPNRKSSSSTIQTRQLSSSASGKLGKIAAAHTQTSPNHNDKFTSSSKYKNRRHHQHPVSQQPYQLATGRSAVSRNSFTSPAINDTAGIVDDDEDPCSPNPCLAGGTCFRSTRYADNNRIVSSFKCSCRVGTKGIHCETPYCPTLYCLNGGTCHVNRQVKGHLGRDLLNCTCPLGFTGSRCEHRRQSNNNNHVKIRHNRHHSLHHQPNGSVNLNGDVTRANKTIGASRGAAGLMGTYCASNPCKNGGRCVDNSHAAPGYFTCFCPPNFQGELCDFTPCPTSVARTSCPMSFHYPLTSAGRSRKRHSCWIQTSTGRRQCYWPPHPPSPASKPSSSPAAPLYEIA, encoded by the exons ATGTCGTCGACCTGTAGCACCAGCAGGCTCATCTGCTTTCAACTGCTGTTATTATCGTTACCCATCGTCATCTTTTTGG TTTGCCAGCAGGGTGATGCTGCAAGAACGGCGAGCGACAGACAGACGACCGGCCAGCATTGggcagccaacaacaacaacaacaacctcaaACGGCACGGTCGGAGGCAGCACAACAGTCGGCCGTGTTTCATCTGCCCGGGAAGTTCGATGCTGATTTCTCCCGATAGATACGACGACGCCGACGTGGCGTACAACGGCGTGGACGCCCAACAACACGACGGCGCCGTCCGCATGCCCGAACCCGTCGTCCGCCCCTGCCTCTATTCCAACAA GtatcaaaaaggaaagatgAGAACGCAGGTGGTCCTGGGTCCGCAGCCGGGGACCGTGCTGGATCAGGGAACGCATCGGGTGGTTGTCAAGGTGGCCTATCAGTTGGACAGTGACAACAACATCACTGACAGATCTTTAATAGCCCCGAGACATCACGCTTACTGTCGCTACACCCTACAAGTTATGCCCTCGTCATTGGCTGCAG AGGAGGAGAGTCGTGAACCGGTGAGATTGTGTCGGCCACCTCCGTCGCCCGAACACGGCCGGGTCGCTTGTTCTTCGGTCGGCGATGACGTCAGTGTCACGACCTGCCGTTACACGTGCGACGAAGGATACGTCACGCCCAAAACTGACCGCCATCTCGTCCACCAAGACTGGGACTGCTACAGCGACCCTGGAACCAGTCGACCACCCAAGTGCATCA AGTTTGAATCGCCCGTTCCATTGGACCCGAGCCAGTGCTCCGGATTGAATTTGACCGTTCCGGATTTCGACCCAGTCCAACTTCCATTACCGAAATTCCAGACTCCGGCCGTCAACAGCGCCGTTTACGTCACGTGCGATCTTAATGTCATCCAGGCGGCGACCAACGGGTCCAGCATCAGTCCCACCGTCTTCAAACGGCTCTGCGTGGCGAAGAACAACGAGACGGACGCCAAATTCAACTGCAACTACGACATCCAAATTCATC TTGATCCCACTTCGGGCAGGACCGTGATGTTTGCCGAATTCCGGTTCCAGCTCGGACGTTTGCTGCCAACGAGTTCCTATCCAACTTCCTGGTGCGATGATAGAGCCGTTGTTGAGCGGATCATGGAGACGGCCAAGACGGGTCTACTTCAGAGCAATGCCGAGCCTTGTCAGACTGCCAATTGTAGTCTATTGACGGCCCAATGCCATCGTGAAATCTCAAATAACAAAAG TTCTGGCGCCGTGCTCAATTTAGCGTGGACCGTGGCGGCCAGTTATCAACCGTTCAGTTACGACGATTACTTTTACGAAGGCTCAGAAGTTCCCGAAGGCGAAATGCTGATCGAGAAGATCAAA GCTGAAACGGAAGTTTTGATTCAAACGAATTTGGATTTCCGGAAGAAATTGGAAACGGCCGGCGGTGACCTACTTGACAAGACTTTTCAGCTGGCCAAACTCGATTTGATTTGCCCTCTGCCGGGTTACGTTGTCAACGCATCCACCAACAACTGCC aaaaatgtccaCCAAACACTTTCCAGCAAAAAGGCGTCTGTCAGTTGTGTCCAGAGCGAACCTATCAAGATCGAGCTGGACAGACGGAATGCCGTCCATGTCCGAATCGCCCGTCTGTAACCGTCAAGTCATCTGAGCATTACAACTCTCGGTGTCGACCCAGTCGGCCCGATCACGCATCCATCGTGGCCCTGACAAAGCTGCCAAACCGCAAGTCATCGTCCAGCACCATCCAGACTCggcaactttcttcttctgcttccgGGAAACTGGGCAAAATTGCAGCCGCTCACACTCAAACGAGCCCCAATCACAATGATAaattcaccagcagcagcaagtacAAAAATCGGAGACATCACCAGCATCCGGTTTCACAGCAGCCGTACCAACTGGCAACCGGACGCTCGGCCGTTTCCCGAAATTCTTTCACGTCGCCAGCAATCAACGACACGGCGGGcatcgtcgacgacgacgaagatcCGTGCTCTCCTAATCCTTGTCTGGCCGGAGGCACTTGTTTCCGGTCGACGCGCTACGCCGACAATAACCGGATCGTCAGCAGTTTCAAATGTTCGTGCCGAGTCGGAACCAAAG GTATTCACTGCGAGACGCCGTACTGTCCCACTTTGTATTGTCTCAACGGTGGAACGTGTCACGTCAACCGACAAGTCAAAGGCCATCTAGGACGTGATTTGTTGAACTGTACATGCCCGCTAGGCTTCACGGGCTCCCGTTGCGAGCATCGGCGCCaatcgaacaacaacaatcacgtCAAGATCCGCCACAATCGTCATCACAGTCTCCACCACCAACCAAACGGTTCCGTCAACCTCAAC GGCGACGTGACCCGGGCCAACAAAACAATCGGCGCCAGCCGAGGAGCTGCGGGACTAATGGGCACTTACTGCGCTTCCAATCCGTGCAAAAACGGCGGCCGCTGCGTCGACAACTCTCACGCCGCTCCCGGATACTTCACCTGCTTCTGTCCGCCCAATTTCCAAG GAGAATTGTGCGATTTCACACCTTGTCCGACCTCGGTCGCTAGGACGTCGTGTCCCATGTCTTTTCATTATCCGTTAACGTCGGCGGGCCGTAGCCGGAAAAGGCATTCCTGTTGGATCCAGACATCAACTGGACGCCGCCAGTGTTACTGGCCGCCACATCCGCCATCGCCAGCGTCGAAACCATCATCATCCCCTGCTGCACCTCTCTACGAAATAGCCTAG
- the LOC124197784 gene encoding uncharacterized protein LOC124197784 isoform X2: MSSTCSTSRLICFQLLLLSLPIVIFLVCQQGDAARTASDRQTTGQHWAANNNNNNLKRHGRRQHNSRPCFICPGSSMLISPDRYDDADVAYNGVDAQQHDGAVRMPEPVVRPCLYSNKYQKGKMRTQVVLGPQPGTVLDQGTHRVVVKVAYQLDSDNNITDRSLIAPRHHAYCRYTLQVMPSSLAAEEESREPVRLCRPPPSPEHGRVACSSVGDDVSVTTCRYTCDEGYVTPKTDRHLVHQDWDCYSDPGTSRPPKCIKFESPVPLDPSQCSGLNLTVPDFDPVQLPLPKFQTPAVNSAVYVTCDLNVIQAATNGSSISPTVFKRLCVAKNNETDAKFNCNYDIQIHLDPTSGRTVMFAEFRFQLGRLLPTSSYPTSWCDDRAVVERIMETAKTGLLQSNAEPCQTANCSLLTAQCHREISNNKSSGAVLNLAWTVAASYQPFSYDDYFYEGSEVPEGEMLIEKIKAETEVLIQTNLDFRKKLETAGGDLLDKTFQLAKLDLICPLPGYVVNASTNNCQKCPPNTFQQKGVCQLCPERTYQDRAGQTECRPCPNRPSVTVKSSEHYNSRCRPSRPDHASIVALTKLPNRKSSSSTIQTRQLSSSASGKLGKIAAAHTQTSPNHNDKFTSSSKYKNRRHHQHPVSQQPYQLATGRSAVSRNSFTSPAINDTAGIVDDDEDPCSPNPCLAGGTCFRSTRYADNNRIVSSFKCSCRVGTKGIHCETPYCPTLYCLNGGTCHVNRQVKGHLGRDLLNCTCPLGFTGSRCEHRRQSNNNNHVKIRHNRHHSLHHQPNAAAFITPVVRFQGDVTRANKTIGASRGAAGLMGTYCASNPCKNGGRCVDNSHAAPGYFTCFCPPNFQGELCDFTPCPTSVARTSCPMSFHYPLTSAGRSRKRHSCWIQTSTGRRQCYWPPHPPSPASKPSSSPAAPLYEIA, encoded by the exons ATGTCGTCGACCTGTAGCACCAGCAGGCTCATCTGCTTTCAACTGCTGTTATTATCGTTACCCATCGTCATCTTTTTGG TTTGCCAGCAGGGTGATGCTGCAAGAACGGCGAGCGACAGACAGACGACCGGCCAGCATTGggcagccaacaacaacaacaacaacctcaaACGGCACGGTCGGAGGCAGCACAACAGTCGGCCGTGTTTCATCTGCCCGGGAAGTTCGATGCTGATTTCTCCCGATAGATACGACGACGCCGACGTGGCGTACAACGGCGTGGACGCCCAACAACACGACGGCGCCGTCCGCATGCCCGAACCCGTCGTCCGCCCCTGCCTCTATTCCAACAA GtatcaaaaaggaaagatgAGAACGCAGGTGGTCCTGGGTCCGCAGCCGGGGACCGTGCTGGATCAGGGAACGCATCGGGTGGTTGTCAAGGTGGCCTATCAGTTGGACAGTGACAACAACATCACTGACAGATCTTTAATAGCCCCGAGACATCACGCTTACTGTCGCTACACCCTACAAGTTATGCCCTCGTCATTGGCTGCAG AGGAGGAGAGTCGTGAACCGGTGAGATTGTGTCGGCCACCTCCGTCGCCCGAACACGGCCGGGTCGCTTGTTCTTCGGTCGGCGATGACGTCAGTGTCACGACCTGCCGTTACACGTGCGACGAAGGATACGTCACGCCCAAAACTGACCGCCATCTCGTCCACCAAGACTGGGACTGCTACAGCGACCCTGGAACCAGTCGACCACCCAAGTGCATCA AGTTTGAATCGCCCGTTCCATTGGACCCGAGCCAGTGCTCCGGATTGAATTTGACCGTTCCGGATTTCGACCCAGTCCAACTTCCATTACCGAAATTCCAGACTCCGGCCGTCAACAGCGCCGTTTACGTCACGTGCGATCTTAATGTCATCCAGGCGGCGACCAACGGGTCCAGCATCAGTCCCACCGTCTTCAAACGGCTCTGCGTGGCGAAGAACAACGAGACGGACGCCAAATTCAACTGCAACTACGACATCCAAATTCATC TTGATCCCACTTCGGGCAGGACCGTGATGTTTGCCGAATTCCGGTTCCAGCTCGGACGTTTGCTGCCAACGAGTTCCTATCCAACTTCCTGGTGCGATGATAGAGCCGTTGTTGAGCGGATCATGGAGACGGCCAAGACGGGTCTACTTCAGAGCAATGCCGAGCCTTGTCAGACTGCCAATTGTAGTCTATTGACGGCCCAATGCCATCGTGAAATCTCAAATAACAAAAG TTCTGGCGCCGTGCTCAATTTAGCGTGGACCGTGGCGGCCAGTTATCAACCGTTCAGTTACGACGATTACTTTTACGAAGGCTCAGAAGTTCCCGAAGGCGAAATGCTGATCGAGAAGATCAAA GCTGAAACGGAAGTTTTGATTCAAACGAATTTGGATTTCCGGAAGAAATTGGAAACGGCCGGCGGTGACCTACTTGACAAGACTTTTCAGCTGGCCAAACTCGATTTGATTTGCCCTCTGCCGGGTTACGTTGTCAACGCATCCACCAACAACTGCC aaaaatgtccaCCAAACACTTTCCAGCAAAAAGGCGTCTGTCAGTTGTGTCCAGAGCGAACCTATCAAGATCGAGCTGGACAGACGGAATGCCGTCCATGTCCGAATCGCCCGTCTGTAACCGTCAAGTCATCTGAGCATTACAACTCTCGGTGTCGACCCAGTCGGCCCGATCACGCATCCATCGTGGCCCTGACAAAGCTGCCAAACCGCAAGTCATCGTCCAGCACCATCCAGACTCggcaactttcttcttctgcttccgGGAAACTGGGCAAAATTGCAGCCGCTCACACTCAAACGAGCCCCAATCACAATGATAaattcaccagcagcagcaagtacAAAAATCGGAGACATCACCAGCATCCGGTTTCACAGCAGCCGTACCAACTGGCAACCGGACGCTCGGCCGTTTCCCGAAATTCTTTCACGTCGCCAGCAATCAACGACACGGCGGGcatcgtcgacgacgacgaagatcCGTGCTCTCCTAATCCTTGTCTGGCCGGAGGCACTTGTTTCCGGTCGACGCGCTACGCCGACAATAACCGGATCGTCAGCAGTTTCAAATGTTCGTGCCGAGTCGGAACCAAAG GTATTCACTGCGAGACGCCGTACTGTCCCACTTTGTATTGTCTCAACGGTGGAACGTGTCACGTCAACCGACAAGTCAAAGGCCATCTAGGACGTGATTTGTTGAACTGTACATGCCCGCTAGGCTTCACGGGCTCCCGTTGCGAGCATCGGCGCCaatcgaacaacaacaatcacgtCAAGATCCGCCACAATCGTCATCACAGTCTCCACCACCAACCAAACG cagcagctttcATCACTCCGGTGGTACGTTTCCAGGGCGACGTGACCCGGGCCAACAAAACAATCGGCGCCAGCCGAGGAGCTGCGGGACTAATGGGCACTTACTGCGCTTCCAATCCGTGCAAAAACGGCGGCCGCTGCGTCGACAACTCTCACGCCGCTCCCGGATACTTCACCTGCTTCTGTCCGCCCAATTTCCAAG GAGAATTGTGCGATTTCACACCTTGTCCGACCTCGGTCGCTAGGACGTCGTGTCCCATGTCTTTTCATTATCCGTTAACGTCGGCGGGCCGTAGCCGGAAAAGGCATTCCTGTTGGATCCAGACATCAACTGGACGCCGCCAGTGTTACTGGCCGCCACATCCGCCATCGCCAGCGTCGAAACCATCATCATCCCCTGCTGCACCTCTCTACGAAATAGCCTAG
- the LOC124197784 gene encoding uncharacterized protein LOC124197784 isoform X1, producing the protein MSSTCSTSRLICFQLLLLSLPIVIFLVCQQGDAARTASDRQTTGQHWAANNNNNNLKRHGRRQHNSRPCFICPGSSMLISPDRYDDADVAYNGVDAQQHDGAVRMPEPVVRPCLYSNKYQKGKMRTQVVLGPQPGTVLDQGTHRVVVKVAYQLDSDNNITDRSLIAPRHHAYCRYTLQVMPSSLAAAEEESREPVRLCRPPPSPEHGRVACSSVGDDVSVTTCRYTCDEGYVTPKTDRHLVHQDWDCYSDPGTSRPPKCIKFESPVPLDPSQCSGLNLTVPDFDPVQLPLPKFQTPAVNSAVYVTCDLNVIQAATNGSSISPTVFKRLCVAKNNETDAKFNCNYDIQIHLDPTSGRTVMFAEFRFQLGRLLPTSSYPTSWCDDRAVVERIMETAKTGLLQSNAEPCQTANCSLLTAQCHREISNNKSSGAVLNLAWTVAASYQPFSYDDYFYEGSEVPEGEMLIEKIKAETEVLIQTNLDFRKKLETAGGDLLDKTFQLAKLDLICPLPGYVVNASTNNCQKCPPNTFQQKGVCQLCPERTYQDRAGQTECRPCPNRPSVTVKSSEHYNSRCRPSRPDHASIVALTKLPNRKSSSSTIQTRQLSSSASGKLGKIAAAHTQTSPNHNDKFTSSSKYKNRRHHQHPVSQQPYQLATGRSAVSRNSFTSPAINDTAGIVDDDEDPCSPNPCLAGGTCFRSTRYADNNRIVSSFKCSCRVGTKGIHCETPYCPTLYCLNGGTCHVNRQVKGHLGRDLLNCTCPLGFTGSRCEHRRQSNNNNHVKIRHNRHHSLHHQPNAAAFITPVVRFQGDVTRANKTIGASRGAAGLMGTYCASNPCKNGGRCVDNSHAAPGYFTCFCPPNFQGELCDFTPCPTSVARTSCPMSFHYPLTSAGRSRKRHSCWIQTSTGRRQCYWPPHPPSPASKPSSSPAAPLYEIA; encoded by the exons ATGTCGTCGACCTGTAGCACCAGCAGGCTCATCTGCTTTCAACTGCTGTTATTATCGTTACCCATCGTCATCTTTTTGG TTTGCCAGCAGGGTGATGCTGCAAGAACGGCGAGCGACAGACAGACGACCGGCCAGCATTGggcagccaacaacaacaacaacaacctcaaACGGCACGGTCGGAGGCAGCACAACAGTCGGCCGTGTTTCATCTGCCCGGGAAGTTCGATGCTGATTTCTCCCGATAGATACGACGACGCCGACGTGGCGTACAACGGCGTGGACGCCCAACAACACGACGGCGCCGTCCGCATGCCCGAACCCGTCGTCCGCCCCTGCCTCTATTCCAACAA GtatcaaaaaggaaagatgAGAACGCAGGTGGTCCTGGGTCCGCAGCCGGGGACCGTGCTGGATCAGGGAACGCATCGGGTGGTTGTCAAGGTGGCCTATCAGTTGGACAGTGACAACAACATCACTGACAGATCTTTAATAGCCCCGAGACATCACGCTTACTGTCGCTACACCCTACAAGTTATGCCCTCGTCATTGGCTGCAG CAGAGGAGGAGAGTCGTGAACCGGTGAGATTGTGTCGGCCACCTCCGTCGCCCGAACACGGCCGGGTCGCTTGTTCTTCGGTCGGCGATGACGTCAGTGTCACGACCTGCCGTTACACGTGCGACGAAGGATACGTCACGCCCAAAACTGACCGCCATCTCGTCCACCAAGACTGGGACTGCTACAGCGACCCTGGAACCAGTCGACCACCCAAGTGCATCA AGTTTGAATCGCCCGTTCCATTGGACCCGAGCCAGTGCTCCGGATTGAATTTGACCGTTCCGGATTTCGACCCAGTCCAACTTCCATTACCGAAATTCCAGACTCCGGCCGTCAACAGCGCCGTTTACGTCACGTGCGATCTTAATGTCATCCAGGCGGCGACCAACGGGTCCAGCATCAGTCCCACCGTCTTCAAACGGCTCTGCGTGGCGAAGAACAACGAGACGGACGCCAAATTCAACTGCAACTACGACATCCAAATTCATC TTGATCCCACTTCGGGCAGGACCGTGATGTTTGCCGAATTCCGGTTCCAGCTCGGACGTTTGCTGCCAACGAGTTCCTATCCAACTTCCTGGTGCGATGATAGAGCCGTTGTTGAGCGGATCATGGAGACGGCCAAGACGGGTCTACTTCAGAGCAATGCCGAGCCTTGTCAGACTGCCAATTGTAGTCTATTGACGGCCCAATGCCATCGTGAAATCTCAAATAACAAAAG TTCTGGCGCCGTGCTCAATTTAGCGTGGACCGTGGCGGCCAGTTATCAACCGTTCAGTTACGACGATTACTTTTACGAAGGCTCAGAAGTTCCCGAAGGCGAAATGCTGATCGAGAAGATCAAA GCTGAAACGGAAGTTTTGATTCAAACGAATTTGGATTTCCGGAAGAAATTGGAAACGGCCGGCGGTGACCTACTTGACAAGACTTTTCAGCTGGCCAAACTCGATTTGATTTGCCCTCTGCCGGGTTACGTTGTCAACGCATCCACCAACAACTGCC aaaaatgtccaCCAAACACTTTCCAGCAAAAAGGCGTCTGTCAGTTGTGTCCAGAGCGAACCTATCAAGATCGAGCTGGACAGACGGAATGCCGTCCATGTCCGAATCGCCCGTCTGTAACCGTCAAGTCATCTGAGCATTACAACTCTCGGTGTCGACCCAGTCGGCCCGATCACGCATCCATCGTGGCCCTGACAAAGCTGCCAAACCGCAAGTCATCGTCCAGCACCATCCAGACTCggcaactttcttcttctgcttccgGGAAACTGGGCAAAATTGCAGCCGCTCACACTCAAACGAGCCCCAATCACAATGATAaattcaccagcagcagcaagtacAAAAATCGGAGACATCACCAGCATCCGGTTTCACAGCAGCCGTACCAACTGGCAACCGGACGCTCGGCCGTTTCCCGAAATTCTTTCACGTCGCCAGCAATCAACGACACGGCGGGcatcgtcgacgacgacgaagatcCGTGCTCTCCTAATCCTTGTCTGGCCGGAGGCACTTGTTTCCGGTCGACGCGCTACGCCGACAATAACCGGATCGTCAGCAGTTTCAAATGTTCGTGCCGAGTCGGAACCAAAG GTATTCACTGCGAGACGCCGTACTGTCCCACTTTGTATTGTCTCAACGGTGGAACGTGTCACGTCAACCGACAAGTCAAAGGCCATCTAGGACGTGATTTGTTGAACTGTACATGCCCGCTAGGCTTCACGGGCTCCCGTTGCGAGCATCGGCGCCaatcgaacaacaacaatcacgtCAAGATCCGCCACAATCGTCATCACAGTCTCCACCACCAACCAAACG cagcagctttcATCACTCCGGTGGTACGTTTCCAGGGCGACGTGACCCGGGCCAACAAAACAATCGGCGCCAGCCGAGGAGCTGCGGGACTAATGGGCACTTACTGCGCTTCCAATCCGTGCAAAAACGGCGGCCGCTGCGTCGACAACTCTCACGCCGCTCCCGGATACTTCACCTGCTTCTGTCCGCCCAATTTCCAAG GAGAATTGTGCGATTTCACACCTTGTCCGACCTCGGTCGCTAGGACGTCGTGTCCCATGTCTTTTCATTATCCGTTAACGTCGGCGGGCCGTAGCCGGAAAAGGCATTCCTGTTGGATCCAGACATCAACTGGACGCCGCCAGTGTTACTGGCCGCCACATCCGCCATCGCCAGCGTCGAAACCATCATCATCCCCTGCTGCACCTCTCTACGAAATAGCCTAG